A window of Primulina tabacum isolate GXHZ01 chromosome 4, ASM2559414v2, whole genome shotgun sequence contains these coding sequences:
- the LOC142542787 gene encoding transcription factor MAMYB-like, which produces MEFLDEYESRPRLLFQSKQLAQPSDPESNQSSSYIHKPTLFVSLSLSVAIFYVAFRYIDLEPQKSLLWWLSCSLLLGPFAPPSLTAGDIRVGLGPIIEENPKEVVDTDEKLNRKSSKPNRKLCEDPVRFDGLFDKSTSVNGFGPSLDSDKKEADSCGSLIEEKFEEREWSSTDEDVLRKLMGKHPAGQPGRWEAIAKGFKGKHTVESVIFKAKVTGVKKASDQDSFEKFLKDRKPVDKRVLDEAGDGGIGTIHTNVEDESKVSGWSAGEDLALLNALKAFPKDVPMRWEKIAASLPDKTKSACMKRVTELKKDFRNSRTSTGQVS; this is translated from the coding sequence ATGGAGTTCTTGGATGAATACGAAAGTAGACCAAGATTGCTGTTCCAATCGAAGCAATTGGCCCAACCTTCCGATCCCGAATCCAATCAATCGTCTTCATATATTCACAAGCCTACGCTTTTTGTTTCCCTTTCTCTTTCAGTTGCCATTTTCTACGTTGCATTTCGTTACATCGATTTAGAACCCCAGAAATCCCTTCTTTGGTGGCTCTCATGTTCCCTTCTTCTCGGGCCCTTTGCCCCTCCTTCCCTTACCGCTGGTGATATTCGTGTCGGACTCGGTCCCATTATCGAGGAAAATCCCAAGGAGGTTGTTGATACGGATGAAAAATTGAACAGAAAATCATCGAAACCCAACAGAAAACTATGTGAAGATCCAGTCAGATTTGATGGGCTCTTCGATAAATCAACGAGTGTTAATGGGTTTGGGCCGTCCCTTGATTCGGACAAGAAGGAGGCTGATAGTTGCGGGTCattgattgaagagaaatttGAGGAGAGGGAGTGGAGTAGCACGGATGAAGACGTGCTGAGGAAGTTGATGGGAAAGCATCCAGCGGGGCAACCTGGGCGATGGGAGGCAATAGCAAAGGGGTTCAAAGGAAAGCACACGGTGGAGAGTGTGATATTCAAAGCTAAAGTAACGGGAGTGAAGAAGGCTAGTGATCAAGATTCATTCGAGAAGTTTCTAAAGGATCGTAAGCCTGTCGATAAACGAGTTCTCGATGAGGCCGGGGATGGTGGAATTGGTACGATCCATACAAATGTGGAAGATGAGAGTAAAGTGAGTGGCTGGAGTGCTGGAGAGGATTTAGCTTTGCTTAATGCATTAAAGGCATTTCCAAAGGATGTGCCCATGAGGTGGGAGAAGATTGCTGCTTCTCTCCCAGATAAAACTAAGTCAGCCTGTATGAAGAGGGTGACAGAGTTGAAAAAAGATTTTCGGAATTCAAGGACCTCTACTGGTCAAGTTTCTTAG
- the LOC142542788 gene encoding protein phosphatase 2C 29-like, which translates to MGAGFSQVFPCFNPAAGPNGTDPDLIFGVNAEPLDETLGHSFCYVRSSARFVSPTNSDRFVSPTQSLRFDDSSTAHTRPSKSSGLPETWFRAISGASVSANSSTPVTVLQLEDNCNDAMNAAAPQNANSSGGKGFVAGLPRGGSNVMLDGFESTSSFSALPLQRVPRSGGEAPSGPLERAFFMSGPIERGAVSGPLDAAASAAAGGDNNGSVGVPFSAPLGGMYVKKRKKKVISGIRKALYRNFSVVPVRNFIGGGGGGQKDVMAGDDSSREAAEMECDSNVQWALGKAGEDRVHVVVSEELGWLFVGIYDGFNGPDGPEFLMSNLYKAMYSELEGLFWDTNDTVSALNADTTDSSYPSNLNRDIVPESEDSKEGGSESSVKKVLFGGEQVEVKRRRLWEFLMEEDPEDGVDLSGSDRFAFSVDDALCVSNSSSAVNRRSLLSAKLKDGLPNGPKDKGSKRFFPWRFWLEGKHKTDGELRENNIADDGEAEEKKVSRIGRKRKVGVVDHELVLSAMSRALEITERAYLDLTNRVLDRYPELALMGSCLLVVLMRDEDVYTMNVGDSRAIVAQYELEEVSSSSEVHTHGDLGFNSGDIVEESVNVCERECNRVNVAHTNQSIGLTALQLSTDHSTSIQEEVIRIKNEHPDDSNCIVNDRVKGRLKVTRAFGAGFLKQKKLNDVLLEMFRNEYIGTTPYISCVPSLRHHKLSARDQFLVLSSDGLYQYFSNQEVVLRVQTFMERNSDGDPAQHLIEELLFRAARKAGMDFHELLDIPQGDRRKYHDDVTVMVVSLEGRIWKSSGKYL; encoded by the exons ATGGGTGCCGGGTTTTCGCAGGTTTTTCCATGTTTCAATCCTGCTGCCGGGCCGAACGGGACCGATCCGGACCTCATTTTCGGCGTCAATGCGGAGCCGCTAGACGAAACCCTAGGCCACTCCTTCTGCTACGTCCGGTCCTCCGCTCGCTTCGTCTCTCCCACGAACTCCGATCGCTTTGTTTCGCCCACTCAATCTCTTCGGTTCGATGATTCGTCCACTGCTCATACGAGGCCATCCAAATCGTCTGGGTTGCCTGAAACTTGGTTCCGAGCTATTTCTGGAGCTTCGGTTAGTGCCAACTCTTCTACTCCCGTAACTGTCCTTCAGCTTGAAGATAATTGCAACGATGCCATGAATGCTGCCGCCCCTCAAAATGCTAATAGCAGCGGCGGCAAGGGTTTTGTGGCTGGGCTGCCTAGGGGTGGTAGTAATGTAATGCTAGATGGATTTGAGAGTACATCGTCGTTTAGTGCCTTGCCACTGCAGCGGGTTCCTCGAAGTGGGGGCGAGGCACCTTCCGGCCCACTAGAGAGGGCCTTTTTCATGTCTGGTCCAATCGAGCGGGGAGCTGTCTCTGGACCGCTTGATGCTGCTGCTTCTGCTGCTGCTGGTGGCGATAACAATGGGAGTGTAGGGGTGCCATTTTCGGCTCCTCTCGGGGGAATGTATGTAAAGAAGAGAAAGAAGAAGGTGATTTCAGGAATTCGAAAGGCTTTGTATCGAAACTTTTCGGTGGTCCCAGTACGGAATTTTATTGGCGGAGGTGGGGGTGGCCAGAAGGATGTTATGGCCGGAGATGATAGCAGCCGAGAAGCTGCGGAGATGGAATGTGACAGCAATGTACAATGGGCATTAGGAAAAGCGGGGGAGGATCGGGTGCATGTTGTTGTGTCAGAGGAATTGGGTTGGCTCTTTGTTGGAATCTACGATGGATTTAATGGCCCCGATGGCCCTGAATTTCTGATGAGCAATTTATACAAAGCCATGTACAGTGAATTAGAGGGTTTGTTTTGGGACACAAATGATACAGTTTCAGCTTTGAATGCAGATACTACTGATAGTTCTTATCCATCAAACCTTAACAGAGACATTGTCCCAGAGTCTGAAGACAGCAAAGAAGGTGGTTCTGAATCATCAGTAAAAAAAGTTCTCTTTGGAGGGGAACAGGTTGAAGTTAAGAGGAGGAGATTATGGGAATTTTTAATGGAGGAAGATCCAGAAGACGGGGTTGATCTATCAGGTTCTGATAGATTTGCATTCTCTGTTGATGATGCATTGTGCGTGAGTAATTCTAGCTCAGCAGTGAATAGGCGGTCCTTACTGTCGGCAAAACTAAAGGATGGGTTACCGAATGGGCCTAAGGATAAGGGCAGTAAGAGGTTCTTTCCTTGGAGATTTTGGCTGGAGGGAAAACATAAAACAGATGGAGAACTGAGGGAAAACAACATTGCAGATGATGGGGAAGCTGAAGAGAAGAAAGTGAGTAGAATTGGTAGGAAGCGGAAGGTAGGAGTAGTTGATCACGAATTGGTGTTGAGTGCAATGTCTAGAGCCCTTGAAATTACCGAGCGAGCATATTTGGATTTGACCAATAGGGTTCTTGATCGGTACCCTGAGCTTGCATTGATGGGGTCTTGTTTGTTGGTTGTGTTGATGAGGGATGAAGATGTGTATACAATGAATGTTGGGGATAGTCGGGCTATCGTAGCACAGTATGAACTTGAAGAGGTCAGTAGTAGTTCAGAAGTACATACTCACGGGGATCTTGGGTTCAATAGCGGAGACATTGTCGAAGAGTCTGTAAATGTGTGCGAGAGGGAGTGTAATAGGGTTAACGTAGCTCACACAAATCAATCTATTGGGTTGACTGCTCTGCAGTTGTCCACTGACCATAGCACGAGCATACAGGAG GAAGTGATTAGAATCAAGAACGAGCACCCTGATGACTCTAATTGCATAGTGAATGACAGGGTTAAAGGCCGCCTTAAAGTAACTCGTGCATTTGGGGCTGGATTTCTCAAACAG aaaaaattaaatgatgtcTTGTTAGAAATGTTTCGGAATGAGTATATTGGTACCACCCCTTACATATCGTGTGTACCTTCTCTTCGCCACCACAAACTGTCAGCCAGAGATCAGTTTTTGGTGCTTTCATCTGATGGCTTGTATCAATATTTTAGCAATCAAGAGGTGGTGTTGCGTGTACAGACTTTTATGGAGAGGAACTCCGATGGAGATCCTGCTCAGCACCTGATAGAGGAGCTTTTGTTCCGTGCTGCGAGAAAAGCTG GAATGGATTTTCACGAGCTTCTGGATATTCCACAAGGAGATCGTAGGAAGTACCATGATGACGTTACGGTTATGGTGGTATCTCTTGAGGGTAGAATTTGGAAATCATCAGGGAAATACCTCTGA